From one Luteipulveratus mongoliensis genomic stretch:
- a CDS encoding M36 family metallopeptidase produces MSTLTTRRSRALAVALCAALAGPMYGGATASAAPRSSTTIGTVALIKTKHSLTGTHQWYEQRFRGVPVLDGYYAKHTTKAGTVVQDGRKAVPTTLVIQPKTTSAVATSRALSNASARAALRTVPPQGKLGSGEAATQRGTTRLAITVDSRGAALVWVVTARSGEGVVRTLVDAAIGQVRSTKVMSRSAADGHGLVFDPNPVATLKNENLTDQDDADQPALDKAYKTVTLRHLTGNGRKLVGSFAKIIEAKGGLASSLNGNFLYTRSDDRFEQVMSYYHVTGAQEYLQKLGFKDANNEPQKLRVNTFSGDNSFYSPDDDTIEYGEGGVDDAEDAEVIWHEYGHAIQDDIVPGFGDSHDAGSMGEGFGDYWAVTMSVPTGRGFEVPCVMDWDATSYTTTVPHCLRRTDTTKTTDDQTGEVHDDGEIWSGALWDIQKALGRNKSDKVVIESTYFYAPDTTFAAAGKQVVQATRALYGKDAAATVTKILQKRKLIP; encoded by the coding sequence ATGAGCACCTTGACCACTCGACGTTCCCGAGCGCTGGCGGTGGCCCTCTGCGCCGCGCTGGCCGGGCCCATGTATGGCGGTGCCACCGCATCCGCCGCCCCGCGATCCAGCACCACGATCGGCACGGTCGCGCTGATCAAGACCAAGCATTCCTTGACCGGGACACACCAGTGGTACGAGCAGCGTTTCCGAGGCGTCCCGGTCCTCGACGGCTACTACGCCAAGCACACGACTAAGGCCGGCACCGTCGTCCAGGACGGCCGCAAGGCGGTCCCCACCACGCTCGTCATCCAGCCCAAGACGACGTCCGCGGTCGCCACGAGCAGGGCGCTGAGCAACGCCAGCGCTCGTGCGGCACTGCGCACGGTGCCGCCGCAGGGCAAGCTCGGCAGCGGTGAGGCGGCGACCCAACGCGGTACGACGCGCCTCGCGATCACCGTGGACTCTCGTGGCGCAGCCCTCGTCTGGGTCGTAACGGCACGGTCCGGTGAGGGCGTCGTACGCACGCTCGTCGATGCGGCGATCGGACAGGTCCGCAGCACGAAGGTGATGTCACGCAGCGCGGCCGACGGGCACGGGCTGGTCTTCGACCCAAATCCGGTTGCCACGCTGAAGAACGAGAACCTCACCGACCAGGATGACGCCGACCAACCGGCCCTGGACAAGGCGTACAAGACCGTGACGCTGCGTCACCTGACCGGCAACGGGCGCAAGCTCGTCGGGTCGTTCGCGAAGATCATCGAGGCCAAGGGTGGTCTCGCGAGCTCGCTCAACGGCAACTTCCTCTACACCCGCTCGGACGACCGGTTCGAGCAGGTCATGTCGTACTACCACGTGACCGGAGCGCAGGAGTACCTCCAGAAGCTGGGCTTCAAGGACGCCAACAACGAGCCGCAGAAGCTGCGCGTCAACACCTTCTCTGGCGACAACTCGTTCTACTCGCCGGACGACGACACCATCGAGTACGGCGAGGGTGGCGTGGACGACGCCGAGGACGCCGAAGTCATCTGGCACGAGTACGGCCACGCCATCCAGGACGACATCGTCCCGGGCTTCGGCGACTCGCACGACGCCGGCTCGATGGGCGAGGGCTTCGGCGACTACTGGGCCGTGACGATGTCGGTCCCGACCGGTCGAGGCTTCGAGGTGCCGTGCGTCATGGACTGGGACGCGACGTCGTACACCACGACCGTGCCGCACTGCCTGCGTCGGACGGACACCACGAAGACCACGGATGACCAGACCGGCGAGGTGCACGACGACGGCGAGATCTGGTCCGGTGCGCTGTGGGACATCCAGAAGGCGCTCGGTCGCAACAAGTCGGACAAGGTCGTCATCGAGTCGACCTACTTCTATGCGCCGGACACGACCTTCGCGGCGGCTGGCAAGCAGGTCGTCCAGGCGACCAGGGCGCTCTACGGCAAGGACGCGGCGGCGACGGTCACCAAGATCCTGCAGAAGCGGAAGCTGATCCCCTGA
- a CDS encoding TetR/AcrR family transcriptional regulator, producing MARDTKSDICKAAIDVIAAKGVEGASLREIAEAVGITKASLYYHYASKQELVNALLIPLIDDMRSVLDGLDQRPWSPTEVRNVLTEFIDSLIRHRDVGVWLSRDISALSAFEEALGEIFTLTAQLHRWLAGPDASVRDRIRAVAATEVVGGVLSSSMSVADAPDDVLRETLLEASLGVLGSSRAAA from the coding sequence GTGGCCAGAGACACCAAGTCCGATATCTGCAAGGCCGCGATCGACGTGATCGCGGCCAAGGGTGTCGAAGGTGCAAGCCTTCGGGAGATCGCTGAGGCCGTCGGCATCACCAAGGCATCGCTCTACTACCACTACGCCTCCAAGCAAGAGCTGGTCAACGCACTGCTCATCCCCCTCATCGACGACATGCGATCGGTGCTCGACGGCCTGGACCAACGCCCGTGGTCGCCGACCGAGGTCCGCAACGTGCTGACCGAGTTCATCGACAGCCTGATCCGGCACCGCGACGTCGGCGTCTGGTTGTCCCGGGACATCAGCGCACTGTCCGCGTTCGAGGAGGCGCTCGGCGAGATCTTCACCCTGACCGCCCAGCTGCACCGCTGGCTCGCCGGGCCAGATGCCTCCGTCCGCGACCGCATTCGCGCCGTCGCCGCCACGGAGGTCGTCGGCGGGGTGCTGTCATCGTCGATGTCGGTGGCCGACGCCCCGGACGACGTGCTGCGCGAGACCCTCCTCGAGGCGTCCCTCGGCGTCCTCGGCTCGTCCCGCGCCGCGGCCTGA
- a CDS encoding phosphoribosyltransferase, with protein sequence MTEQAPTTAQDSPATDDVPREVLTWEAFGRAAREMAQTIADDGFHPDLILGIARGGLIPSGSISYALGIKNLHVINVEFYTGVNERLEMPVMLPPVPQAVDLSRKTVLIVDDVADTGGTLEVVRDYCADHVAETRCAVIYEKDRSSVKCEYVWKRTNDWIEFPWSAEPPVA encoded by the coding sequence ATGACGGAGCAGGCACCCACCACCGCCCAAGACTCTCCGGCCACAGACGATGTGCCTCGCGAGGTGCTGACGTGGGAGGCCTTCGGCCGCGCGGCTCGCGAGATGGCGCAGACCATCGCCGACGACGGCTTCCACCCGGACCTGATCCTGGGCATCGCCCGGGGAGGGCTGATTCCGTCCGGCTCGATCAGCTACGCGCTTGGCATCAAGAACCTCCACGTGATCAACGTCGAGTTCTATACCGGCGTCAACGAGCGGCTCGAGATGCCCGTGATGCTGCCGCCCGTGCCTCAGGCAGTCGACCTCTCCCGTAAGACAGTGCTCATCGTGGACGACGTCGCCGACACCGGAGGCACGCTGGAGGTTGTCCGCGACTACTGCGCCGACCACGTCGCGGAGACCCGGTGCGCCGTGATCTACGAGAAGGACCGCTCAAGCGTGAAGTGCGAGTACGTCTGGAAGCGAACCAACGACTGGATCGAGTTCCCGTGGTCGGCTGAGCCTCCCGTCGCCTGA
- a CDS encoding esterase-like activity of phytase family protein: MSGRRLVVLATALAASCAVAVPAAAAPTPRPTPGVRVYTQDVPALGTVGGARIDGAAYGSSFVAKPGSRNTFYGLTDRGPNVDGPGGIKVEPLPDFTPAIGEFQLRGNKAHLVRSITLNAADGSPYNGQVSLAGSTGETITDLSGKTLPASPYGYDPEGLAVMRDGTFWVSDEYGPFVTRFSRDGRQLERLSPFDGSLPVELSEREPNKGMEGLTVTPDGRTLVGIMQAGLNAPDGPKSKNVPFVRIVTIDLRTRQTRQYAYVLHTTAKGVTTAVSEISAINDHELLVDERDGAKEPSADKKLYKVDLRKATDVGKLSRVPGSSYDATHGGLRIGGKTLEGVVGQASTTDASASLPAAGVRPVRSEKFLDIAGLVTSIDPTGGFFGHDKVEGVAVLDGGRRVVISNDSDFGIEGLANDAAPYTLKTKLLPNGQQDTGELLEVDLRQVPAQFR; encoded by the coding sequence ATGTCCGGTCGTCGTCTCGTCGTCCTCGCCACTGCGCTCGCTGCGTCCTGCGCCGTCGCCGTGCCCGCAGCGGCCGCACCGACGCCACGCCCCACGCCCGGCGTACGCGTCTATACGCAGGACGTCCCGGCCCTCGGCACGGTCGGCGGCGCGCGGATCGATGGAGCGGCGTACGGCTCGTCCTTCGTCGCCAAGCCAGGCTCGCGCAACACGTTCTATGGGCTCACCGATCGCGGCCCCAACGTCGATGGCCCCGGCGGCATCAAGGTCGAGCCGCTGCCCGACTTCACGCCGGCGATCGGCGAGTTCCAGCTGCGGGGCAACAAGGCCCACCTCGTACGCAGCATCACCCTCAACGCCGCCGACGGGTCGCCGTACAACGGCCAGGTGAGCCTCGCCGGCAGCACCGGCGAGACGATCACCGACCTCAGCGGCAAGACGCTTCCGGCCAGCCCGTACGGCTACGACCCCGAGGGCCTGGCAGTGATGCGCGACGGCACCTTCTGGGTGTCCGACGAGTACGGCCCGTTCGTCACCCGCTTCTCCCGCGATGGACGCCAGCTCGAGCGGCTGAGCCCGTTCGACGGGTCGCTGCCGGTCGAGCTCTCCGAGCGGGAGCCCAACAAGGGCATGGAGGGCCTGACGGTCACTCCGGACGGGCGCACGCTCGTCGGCATCATGCAGGCCGGTCTGAACGCGCCCGACGGGCCGAAGTCCAAGAACGTCCCGTTCGTCCGCATCGTCACGATCGACCTGCGCACTCGTCAGACCCGGCAGTACGCGTACGTCCTCCACACCACCGCCAAGGGCGTCACCACCGCTGTCAGTGAGATCTCCGCGATCAACGACCACGAGCTGCTCGTCGACGAGCGCGATGGCGCCAAGGAGCCCAGCGCGGACAAGAAGCTCTACAAGGTCGACCTGCGCAAGGCGACCGACGTGGGCAAGCTGTCCCGGGTGCCCGGCAGCTCCTATGACGCGACGCACGGCGGACTACGCATCGGCGGCAAGACGCTGGAAGGCGTTGTGGGACAGGCCAGTACGACGGATGCCTCAGCCTCCCTGCCGGCCGCCGGTGTCCGCCCGGTCCGGTCGGAGAAGTTCCTCGACATCGCCGGACTGGTGACCTCGATCGACCCGACCGGTGGATTCTTCGGGCACGACAAGGTCGAGGGAGTCGCGGTCCTGGACGGCGGTCGCCGCGTGGTGATCTCCAACGACAGCGACTTCGGCATCGAGGGTCTCGCGAACGATGCCGCGCCCTACACCCTGAAGACCAAGCTGCTCCCCAACGGTCAGCAGGACACGGGCGAGCTCCTCGAGGTCGACCTGCGCCAGGTGCCGGCTCAGTTCCGCTGA
- a CDS encoding ferritin, which translates to MKLTTELEAAFNEQITLEFEASIVYRQLAIEMEIRDLPGMAAWLRHQADEEIVHANKFIDHVSDRGNHPQIGAVPGPKVKVSSVLACFKAALEHEQRVSEAIRELYRKTDKAGDLDSRPLLNWFISEQLEEEATVGEIVGRIELIDEDGPGLLRLDEELGQRPSTSTENQR; encoded by the coding sequence ATGAAGCTGACGACTGAGCTGGAAGCGGCGTTCAACGAGCAGATCACGTTGGAGTTCGAGGCCTCCATCGTCTACCGGCAGCTCGCGATCGAGATGGAGATCCGGGACCTTCCGGGGATGGCTGCCTGGCTGCGTCACCAGGCGGACGAAGAGATCGTGCACGCCAACAAGTTCATCGACCACGTGAGCGATCGCGGCAACCATCCGCAGATCGGCGCGGTCCCTGGCCCGAAGGTCAAGGTCAGCTCGGTGCTGGCCTGCTTCAAGGCCGCGTTGGAGCACGAGCAGCGGGTCTCCGAGGCCATTCGCGAGCTCTACCGCAAGACCGACAAGGCCGGCGACCTCGACTCACGACCCCTGCTCAACTGGTTCATCAGCGAGCAGCTCGAAGAAGAAGCGACGGTCGGTGAGATCGTCGGGCGGATCGAGCTGATCGATGAGGACGGCCCCGGGCTGCTGCGGCTGGACGAAGAGCTCGGTCAGCGTCCAAGCACCAGCACCGAGAACCAGCGCTGA
- a CDS encoding phosphatase PAP2 family protein, translating into MTIRHFERPVPYTHVGRTALAWTTRRRSGLVELGLILLLYIGYSASRLLASDNLADAQARAVRILDWEKAVGLDGESGLGHWFATHDLMGIMGSYYYAAGHYVVTATVLLVLYRRGGGHYVRARRALVTATVLGLVMYLLLPTAPPRLSKMGYVDVLAQHASAGWWGADASAPKGLGGMTNELAAMPSLHAGWALWVAIVAIASGAKMHWRVLGVAHALITAVVVVGTGNHWVSDVLVGWYIVLVAALIAWPREVRGPEGAATTPKRLTLSAPDGDRVVGLDGAVDMERSADVEREHASSPG; encoded by the coding sequence GTGACAATCAGGCATTTCGAACGGCCGGTGCCGTACACCCATGTCGGGCGTACGGCCCTCGCCTGGACGACCCGACGCCGATCAGGGCTGGTCGAGCTGGGCCTCATTCTGCTGCTCTACATCGGCTACAGCGCCTCGCGCCTGCTGGCGAGCGACAACCTCGCCGACGCGCAGGCGCGAGCGGTCCGCATCCTCGACTGGGAGAAGGCCGTCGGCCTCGACGGTGAGTCGGGGCTCGGGCACTGGTTCGCGACCCATGACCTGATGGGGATCATGGGCAGCTACTACTACGCAGCCGGTCACTACGTCGTGACGGCAACGGTGCTGCTCGTGCTCTACCGCCGCGGCGGCGGCCACTATGTACGCGCTCGCCGTGCCCTCGTGACCGCCACAGTTCTCGGCCTCGTCATGTATCTCCTGCTCCCGACGGCGCCGCCGCGGCTGAGCAAGATGGGCTACGTCGATGTGCTGGCGCAGCACGCTTCAGCAGGGTGGTGGGGAGCGGACGCCTCGGCGCCCAAGGGACTCGGTGGGATGACCAATGAGCTCGCCGCGATGCCCTCACTGCACGCCGGCTGGGCGTTGTGGGTCGCCATCGTCGCGATCGCATCCGGCGCCAAGATGCACTGGCGCGTGCTCGGTGTGGCCCACGCGCTGATCACAGCGGTCGTCGTGGTCGGCACCGGCAACCACTGGGTCAGTGACGTTCTCGTCGGCTGGTACATCGTCCTCGTCGCCGCACTGATCGCGTGGCCGCGCGAGGTCCGTGGTCCTGAAGGTGCGGCTACCACGCCGAAGCGCCTCACCCTGTCGGCACCGGACGGTGACCGCGTCGTCGGACTGGATGGCGCCGTGGACATGGAGCGCAGCGCCGACGTGGAGCGTGAGCACGCGTCGTCGCCCGGCTGA
- the lysX gene encoding bifunctional lysylphosphatidylglycerol synthetase/lysine--tRNA ligase LysX: MRQALKGSFRPYGGTPVGPSRRQAAPHERVAMWLGRILLLAAIWSLVSIPFKHRGLPTVVSDGFELLNIPADPSLFVVALLLTLSGAVRRRFRMAHIVTVIVMVLSVLEQVRWIIEVIRSPGFEGNPYHGFARRWWEWRNELPLNVLALGAGLVVLVLVVRSYPAFTARLAQGSRRTALAVLAAGLLLSAVATTLLTFVFPRTLSGPVEKVAWSVRAAFGVSTPPDEPGFRGHLGHHWIYGLAGLISAGALVLAILVFWRSGRAAQHQDAEEELAVRRLLLEHGEADSLGYFATRRDKSVVFSPDGRAAVTYRVEGSVSVASADPIGRHGSWAGAIHAWLADCRVHGWYAAVLSSSEEGTKEYVDAGLRAFALGDEAIIDVDRFSLRGRTMRPVRQAVTRITRAGYTTRVRRHSELSPTELAQVGELAQRWRGNETERGFSMALNRLGDPADGRCVVITAHDAAGQIRGFLSFVPWGARGLSLDLMRRDRDAENGLNEYLVAQLVEAAPGIGVRRISLNFAVFRNVFSAADQVGAGPITKATDAFLSFASRFYQLETLYRSNDKYQPQWVPRLLCYDPALTVARAGIAMGVAEGFLPTLGPRFLVGPKVSDVQPPRAEGSFVDRVREQERRLLTPTAPIAALTEQQRVRRDKLERWEATGREGYPVGVRRTHRVAELREAYDGLTPSRRTPTRVSVAGRVRAIRDLGGVSFVVLDDEGARIQAMTTADETPQGVRRAWDQVIDLGDLISVTGTVATSRSGELSVLVQEWDLAAKCLSPMPDLHATLADDARTRQRALDLIVTPGSLDLLRQRSRGVRAMREAFETREFTEVETPVLQAVHGGAAARPFRTHINAYDMDLYLRIAPELYLKRLCVGGMQRVFELGRNFRNEGVDATHNPEFTSLEAYAAYGDYNTMRELTREVLLEVATAVNGAPVARRPEGDVDLSAVWPVVPVHAAVSEATGTTLTSASPREEVAAVCRAQGVSVAPAATAGMLVVDLYEALVEKQTTFPTFYTDFPLETSPLTRQHREDPALAERWDLVAFGAEIGTAYSELIDPVDQRRRLAEQSMSAAAGDLEAMQLDESFLSALEFAMPPTGGLGLGVDRAIMMLLGANIRATLAFPFVRPQQ; the protein is encoded by the coding sequence ATGAGACAGGCCCTCAAGGGGTCCTTCCGGCCGTACGGAGGCACACCCGTCGGGCCGAGCCGACGGCAGGCCGCACCTCACGAGCGGGTAGCCATGTGGCTCGGTCGGATCTTGCTGCTCGCGGCGATCTGGTCGCTCGTCAGCATTCCGTTCAAGCACCGCGGGCTACCGACGGTCGTGTCGGATGGTTTCGAGCTGCTCAACATTCCTGCAGATCCCAGCCTCTTCGTCGTGGCTCTTCTGCTGACACTGTCGGGCGCGGTGCGCCGGCGGTTCCGGATGGCTCATATCGTCACGGTGATCGTGATGGTGCTGTCCGTGCTGGAGCAGGTGCGCTGGATCATCGAGGTCATCCGCAGCCCTGGGTTCGAGGGCAATCCGTACCACGGCTTCGCGCGCCGCTGGTGGGAGTGGCGCAATGAGCTCCCGCTCAACGTGCTCGCTCTGGGAGCGGGCCTCGTCGTGCTGGTGCTGGTGGTTCGGTCGTATCCGGCCTTCACCGCCCGACTTGCCCAGGGGTCGCGCCGCACGGCGCTTGCTGTCCTGGCGGCAGGCCTGCTGCTCTCGGCGGTGGCCACGACTCTGCTCACCTTTGTCTTCCCGCGCACCCTCTCTGGTCCCGTCGAGAAGGTCGCGTGGTCGGTCCGCGCGGCGTTCGGTGTGTCGACTCCACCGGATGAGCCGGGATTCCGTGGGCATCTGGGACATCACTGGATCTACGGGCTGGCCGGTCTGATCTCGGCGGGTGCTTTGGTTCTGGCGATCCTGGTGTTCTGGCGTTCGGGTCGGGCGGCGCAGCACCAGGACGCTGAGGAGGAGCTGGCTGTCCGACGGCTTCTGCTCGAGCACGGTGAGGCTGACTCACTCGGATACTTCGCCACTCGACGCGACAAGAGCGTGGTCTTCTCTCCCGATGGCCGTGCGGCGGTGACCTATCGCGTCGAGGGCAGTGTGAGCGTGGCGAGCGCCGATCCCATCGGGAGGCACGGCTCGTGGGCAGGAGCTATTCACGCGTGGCTGGCCGACTGTCGCGTCCATGGCTGGTACGCCGCGGTGCTCTCCTCGAGCGAGGAGGGCACCAAGGAGTACGTCGACGCCGGTCTACGTGCGTTCGCGCTCGGTGACGAGGCCATCATCGATGTCGACCGGTTCAGCCTGCGCGGTCGCACCATGCGTCCGGTGCGCCAGGCGGTCACCCGCATTACCCGGGCCGGCTACACCACTCGTGTGCGTCGCCACAGCGAGCTGTCGCCGACCGAGCTCGCGCAGGTGGGCGAGCTGGCCCAGCGTTGGCGTGGCAATGAGACCGAACGTGGATTCTCGATGGCGCTCAACCGGCTGGGTGACCCTGCCGATGGCCGGTGTGTGGTGATCACCGCTCACGATGCAGCTGGACAGATCCGCGGCTTCCTGTCCTTTGTCCCATGGGGTGCTCGCGGCCTGTCGTTGGACTTGATGCGTCGTGACCGGGACGCTGAGAACGGCCTGAACGAGTATCTCGTCGCGCAGCTGGTCGAAGCGGCGCCCGGCATCGGCGTACGACGAATCTCCTTGAACTTCGCGGTGTTTCGCAATGTATTCAGTGCGGCAGACCAGGTGGGCGCGGGTCCGATCACGAAGGCGACCGACGCGTTCTTGTCCTTCGCATCGCGGTTCTACCAGCTTGAGACCCTGTACCGCTCGAACGACAAGTACCAGCCCCAATGGGTGCCGCGGCTGCTCTGTTACGACCCTGCCCTCACCGTGGCCCGGGCAGGTATCGCGATGGGCGTCGCTGAAGGTTTCCTGCCGACGCTCGGACCGAGGTTCCTGGTCGGCCCGAAGGTGTCCGATGTCCAACCGCCGCGCGCCGAAGGGTCGTTCGTCGACCGGGTGCGCGAGCAGGAGCGTCGGCTGTTGACGCCGACCGCGCCGATCGCGGCCCTGACCGAGCAGCAGCGGGTCCGCCGCGACAAGCTGGAGCGCTGGGAGGCGACGGGGCGGGAGGGCTATCCGGTCGGCGTACGACGCACCCATCGAGTCGCTGAGCTGCGAGAGGCGTACGACGGTCTGACGCCGTCGAGACGAACGCCCACTCGAGTGTCGGTCGCCGGTCGGGTGCGCGCGATCCGCGATCTCGGCGGCGTCTCGTTCGTCGTCCTGGACGATGAGGGCGCTCGCATCCAGGCCATGACGACGGCCGATGAGACACCACAGGGCGTACGCCGCGCCTGGGACCAGGTCATCGACCTCGGCGACCTGATCAGTGTGACCGGCACGGTGGCTACCTCGCGCTCGGGCGAGCTGTCCGTGCTGGTGCAGGAGTGGGACCTGGCCGCCAAGTGCCTGAGCCCGATGCCGGACCTGCACGCGACCCTCGCGGACGACGCGCGTACTCGGCAGCGGGCGCTCGACCTGATTGTCACGCCCGGTTCTCTCGACCTGCTGCGGCAGCGGTCCCGCGGAGTTCGGGCGATGCGCGAGGCGTTCGAGACGCGGGAGTTCACCGAGGTCGAGACCCCGGTGCTGCAGGCCGTCCACGGTGGAGCGGCGGCGCGGCCGTTCCGCACGCACATCAACGCCTATGACATGGACCTCTACCTGCGCATTGCACCGGAGCTCTATCTCAAGCGCTTGTGCGTCGGAGGGATGCAGCGGGTCTTCGAGCTCGGCCGCAACTTCCGCAACGAGGGCGTCGATGCGACGCACAACCCCGAGTTCACCTCGCTGGAGGCCTACGCGGCGTACGGCGACTACAACACGATGCGGGAACTGACCCGCGAGGTGCTGCTCGAGGTGGCCACTGCCGTCAACGGTGCTCCGGTGGCCCGCCGCCCGGAGGGCGATGTCGACCTGAGCGCGGTGTGGCCGGTGGTACCCGTGCACGCCGCCGTCTCGGAGGCGACCGGCACGACTCTCACGTCGGCGTCCCCGCGAGAGGAGGTCGCTGCGGTCTGCCGTGCGCAGGGAGTGAGCGTCGCCCCGGCAGCGACCGCCGGGATGCTCGTGGTCGACCTGTACGAGGCATTGGTCGAGAAGCAGACGACGTTCCCGACGTTCTACACCGACTTCCCGCTGGAGACCTCGCCGCTCACCCGGCAGCACCGCGAAGATCCGGCGCTCGCCGAGAGGTGGGACCTGGTGGCCTTCGGCGCGGAGATCGGGACGGCGTACAGCGAGCTCATCGACCCTGTCGACCAACGACGACGGCTGGCCGAGCAGTCCATGTCAGCGGCCGCCGGAGACCTCGAGGCGATGCAGCTCGACGAGTCGTTCCTCTCGGCGTTGGAGTTCGCGATGCCGCCCACTGGTGGGCTGGGGCTCGGTGTCGATCGAGCCATCATGATGCTGCTGGGCGCGAATATCCGCGCCACGCTTGCGTTTCCGTTCGTTCGACCTCAGCAGTAG
- a CDS encoding GNAT family N-acetyltransferase: protein MTSDPWLDKPTIEGERVLLRPFAAEDAADMARIMSDPEVGRLTGSETTSEDAAASSGEPDERTHQWYGSRATAPDRLDLAVVDRASGDVVGEVVLNLLDRDIRACNFRVLIGPAGRDRGLGTEATRLIVRHGFERLDLHRISLTVFAFNPRAQRAYEKVGFVREGVRRHAFRFDGEWIDDIDMSILEDEWRALNADT from the coding sequence ATGACGAGCGACCCGTGGCTGGACAAGCCGACCATCGAAGGTGAGCGGGTCCTCCTGCGCCCGTTCGCCGCTGAGGACGCCGCCGACATGGCGCGCATCATGTCCGACCCGGAGGTCGGCCGGCTGACGGGGAGTGAGACCACCAGTGAGGATGCCGCGGCCTCGTCCGGCGAGCCCGACGAGCGTACGCACCAGTGGTACGGCAGCCGCGCGACTGCTCCGGACCGTCTCGACCTCGCAGTGGTCGACCGCGCCTCGGGTGATGTCGTCGGGGAGGTCGTCCTCAACCTGCTCGACCGAGACATCCGTGCCTGCAACTTCCGAGTGCTGATCGGACCAGCGGGCCGAGACCGCGGGCTCGGCACCGAGGCGACCCGGCTCATCGTCCGCCACGGCTTCGAGCGACTTGACCTGCACCGGATCAGCCTCACGGTCTTTGCCTTCAACCCGCGGGCGCAGCGGGCGTACGAGAAGGTCGGCTTTGTCCGCGAAGGCGTACGACGCCATGCGTTCCGCTTCGACGGCGAGTGGATCGACGACATCGACATGTCGATCCTCGAGGACGAGTGGCGGGCGTTGAACGCCGACACGTGA
- a CDS encoding ClpP family protease, whose protein sequence is MSTYTIPNVISSSARGDRVMDVYSHLLSERIVYLGTEIDDGVSNAMIAQILHLEATAPENEINLYINSPGGSLTATFAIYDAMRFVRSPLATTCVGQACSTAAILLAAGEAGRRSVLPHSRVLLHQPSGQGQGAIPDLILAADEVIRVRSEAEEILAHHTGQDLEALRRDTDRDRIFTPQAAVDYGLADQVVSYREVPAA, encoded by the coding sequence ATGAGCACCTACACGATCCCCAATGTGATCTCGTCGTCGGCACGTGGTGACCGGGTGATGGATGTCTACAGCCATCTGCTGTCCGAACGGATCGTCTACCTCGGCACCGAGATCGACGACGGCGTCTCCAACGCGATGATCGCGCAGATCCTCCACCTGGAGGCGACCGCGCCCGAGAACGAGATCAACCTCTACATCAACTCGCCTGGCGGCTCGCTGACGGCGACGTTCGCGATCTATGACGCGATGCGGTTCGTCCGGTCTCCGTTAGCGACGACGTGTGTCGGCCAGGCGTGCTCGACCGCGGCCATCCTGCTGGCGGCGGGCGAGGCCGGGCGCCGCAGCGTGCTGCCGCACTCTCGAGTGCTGCTGCACCAGCCGTCAGGGCAGGGCCAGGGGGCGATCCCGGACCTGATCCTTGCGGCCGACGAGGTGATCCGCGTTCGTTCCGAGGCGGAGGAGATCCTGGCGCACCACACGGGTCAGGACCTCGAGGCGTTGCGGCGCGACACTGACCGCGACCGGATCTTCACGCCGCAGGCAGCCGTGGACTACGGCCTGGCGGACCAGGTGGTCTCTTACAGAGAGGTACCGGCGGCCTAG
- a CDS encoding ClpP family protease, which produces MSDTPRPPHPLSQQVADQLLQQRIIVLDTALDDEIGTRLISQLFLLSAADSRADISFWINSPGGSVPAMLAIMDVMHAIPNDVSTLALGIACSAGQFILSAGTKGKRFALPHSKILMHQGSAGIGGTAVDIELQADDLRHTRDTVLALIAGHTGQTVERVFEDSLRDRWYTAQQAVDYGFIDTIIESVDTIRPRKAPVGLGVSQ; this is translated from the coding sequence ATGAGCGACACGCCACGACCGCCACATCCGTTGAGTCAGCAAGTGGCCGATCAGCTGCTGCAGCAGCGCATCATCGTGCTCGACACCGCGCTCGATGACGAGATCGGGACTCGGTTGATCTCCCAGCTGTTCCTGCTGTCGGCAGCCGACAGTCGCGCCGACATCAGCTTCTGGATCAACTCGCCGGGTGGCTCCGTACCGGCGATGCTCGCGATCATGGACGTGATGCATGCGATCCCGAATGACGTATCGACCTTGGCCCTCGGAATCGCTTGCAGCGCAGGGCAGTTCATCCTCTCCGCGGGGACGAAGGGTAAGAGGTTCGCGCTGCCGCATTCCAAGATCCTGATGCATCAGGGGTCTGCCGGAATCGGAGGCACAGCCGTCGACATCGAGCTGCAGGCCGATGACCTGCGGCACACCCGGGACACCGTGCTCGCCCTGATTGCCGGGCACACGGGCCAGACGGTCGAGCGGGTCTTCGAGGACTCGCTGCGCGACCGGTGGTACACCGCACAGCAGGCCGTGGACTACGGCTTCATCGACACCATCATCGAGTCAGTCGACACCATCCGACCGCGCAAAGCGCCTGTGGGACTTGGAGTTTCGCAATGA